One Limnothrix sp. FACHB-406 genomic window, GGTTGAGGCCGGTGACTCGGTGGGGTCGATCGAGTCCGTGAAGGCCGTCAGCGAGCTATATGCCATGGTGTCCGGGGAAGTGGTGGCAACCAATAACGAGATGGATAGTTCTCCAGAGTTGGTGAATGAGGATCCCTATGGGGATGGATGGCTGGTGAAAATTCGGATGAGCAATCCGCAGGAACTGGATCGAGCAATGACGGCGGATACCTACTCCAGATTGGTATCTGGGCAAGAGTAGGGGCCGTTACGAGGACTCGTTACTGGCGGGAGCGAGCGGCGATCAGGGCCTGTTGAGCGGTGCGCCGCAGCAGGTCGATCGCCGGGGACTCGGTGGCGGGCAGGTGGGCCAGATCGGCAATGGTTCCCGATCGGGCAATCAGGGCGGCGACGGTGCTGATCGCTTCGATCGCCCCCGCCGCGAGTAACAGCGCCCCTTGCAATTGGCCCTGGCGATCGTGCTGGATTTGGCAACGACCGGCCGCTAGGGCCAAGGCCGCGCTGCGCAGTTCTGGCCCTTCGCCACCGCCCACCACCGCCAAGGGCAGCGGCCCCCGCACGGCCCAAGGCTGCTGTTCATAGCGGATGCAATGGGGGCGTTGGATTGGGGTTTGCAGGCTGTTACGGATGATCAATTGGGCTTCGGTGGCGGCGATCGCCCCAATCGGGTGGCCTCCCAGCAGGGCCCCGCAGCCATATAGTTCTGGCGCGAGGGGCAATTGCAACCGGTCATTGGCGGGCCAATCGCCAATCCCGATCGCCCGGGAACAAAGCCGCTCAAACCCCTTGGGCAAGAGAGCTTGATAGTTACCGTCCGTGAGCAAGCAATCCACTTCCCGGGCCCGATCGCCAACTTGAATCCAGGTTTGTCCCTCCAACACTTTGCACTGTTGGGGGGCAGCCCGCAAAATCACCTCGATCGCCTGGGCTTCCAGTTCCGCTTGCAACCATTCGGCCGCGGCCACCGGTAACCCTCCCAAGACCCGATCGCCCGCCGCCGCCAAGGTCACTTGGGCCCCCAATCCCCGGAGTACCTGGGCCAGTTCGATCGCCATGGGACTGTCGGCGGTGACCAACCAGCGCTCGCCGGGCCGCACCCCCCGATGGGCCAATTGGGCGATCGTGTCCGGAGTGTAGGCCGTCACGGGGGCCTGCTCTGTCCACAGGGGCACGGTCGATCGGCCCGGCAACGCCAACAGACAACGCCGCCCCGCCAACAGGCGATCGCCCAATTGCACCCGCCACTGGTTCCGGTGTCGCATCAGTAACCCATCGCCCACCAGGCAGTCCACCCCACCCGCCGCCAAGGCAGCCCGTTGATCGCCCCAGAGGCGATCGTGCCATTGGGCCTGGCGTTGCAGCGATCGCCAATCAATCGTCCCGGCCGCCAGGGCCGCCCCTTGACTCACCAGCAACTCAGCCCAAGGGCGCGTTTCCGGTTCCAACGGCTCAATCAGCGCCACCCGCAACCCCGATCGGGTCGCCTGTTGGGCCGCCAGCCGTCCGGCCGCGGTTCCGCCCAAAATGATCCAATCGTGTTGTTCGTAGCAGGCTGCCATAGGGGGTTAAGGAACGACTGTGCCAAGGACGTGGGCCGATGATGATGTCAAGGATGCAAAAGGATGCGATCGCCCAGGATGATGCATTCAAAACTTGTTTGAGCTTTTGTCTGGGCTTTTATTTGGGCTTTTGTCTGGGCTTTTATTTGGGCTACTGACTACGCTACCAATTGAGCGACTGACTAAGCTACCGATGATTTGCTCAGGGATTCGCCAACAATGGGATGCGCATCATAGGCTATATGAGAACACATCCTTAGCCTTTTTTTGGCGGCTCCCGACTGTCTAATTTTCCCATCTATCTATTTCCATTCAATCTCAGCAAAGACTTTGGAGAGGTTTCATGCCCTGGAAATCTGCCCCCTACGAATCAGTTCGGAAAGCCATGAATCCCGGCGATATTGTTGCGTTTTCGAGCAATGTGGGATTTTCATCGCTGATTAAGATGGCCACGCGATCGAACATCACCCACATTGGCATTGTTTTTCAAACCAAACTCTTTATCTATGGAGAGGCCCAAGAGGGATTCTTTAATCAGGTGATGGAGTCCACCGTGGCCAGCGGGACGAGGGCCGGGGTAATTGCCAATCGGTTGAGCGATCGGGTGAAGTTTTATCCAGGAGATATGTGGTGGTTGCCCCTCAGACAGGACGTGCGCGATCGCATGGATTTGCGAGCTTTTTATAATTTTCTGCTCCATCATGAGCACCGTTCCTATGACATTGCCCAGGCAATTCGCTCCGCCTTTGATTTGCCCAGCAATTTACCGATTCCTGGGAAATTAACCCGTAATGCGGAAGATTTTTCACGGTTCTTCTGTTCAGAATTGGCGGCGGCGGCCCTGGAAGCCAGCGGGGCGATCGGGTCGATTAATGCTTCGGAAGTGACCCCGATCGACCTTTGTATGTTCTCAATCTACGAAGATGATTATTATCAGTTGAAGGGGCAAAAGAAACTGATCAGTGGCTATAACACCCTGAATCCTAATGGTTGGGGACAGGAGTAAGGTAATTTACGCTCGTAATTTACTCGTGTCTCCCTGTTCGACTGGCTGCACCTGAGTTGGCGCGAGCGTATTACTCGATCGCGCAATACTTAGGCAGCCGAATCGCTGCTTGATCGCCCGTTGAACAGTTCCAACACCTCGCGGCAGTAATGCTTAATTCGATCGGCCGGTTCGGCGCGGGGTTGGCTGTCGCCCTCAAACTGCCAGGCCTCGATCGTGGAGAAGCGCCACTGTTGCCCCCGATGGTCGTAGCCCGCCACCTCCACACCGATCGCCCGTTGGGTGTCTTCCACCGGATCCGCAAAAAAGCGCACTTGCACCAGCAAACTGCGGCAGGCACAGGCGCGGCTGTAGCCCGGGAAGTGAAACCCAATGTCGATCGAGTCTGGATCAACGGTGGCGCGGGTTTCTGCATCATTGAGCCAAGGTTTCAGATCCACGCGCACATCGGGAAAAGCGATGCGAAACAAATTCACCGCAGCCGCGATTTGGCTGGCTAGGGCGATCGAGTGGGCACGTTCGGCGGCGTTCACGCAACTCCTCCGGGCGAAACGGGCGATCGGCCTGCGGGCCAGGGCCGGCGGCGGGGCAATGGCGCTAAACCCCGACTCAGGGCCATGAAACCCGCATGGATTAACGTCGTTTCATCATAATGTACGAATCCCAACTGCAAAGGAATGGTTGCTACCAATGCCGAGTCCTCGCCGTGCTGCTGACGATCGCCCCGATCGCCGTGTGGTCTATTCGGAATTTGGCGATGCGGTTAATCCAGACGCGATCGCTCGGGCGGTTCCTGACCTGCCGCCCAATCAACAAAACCTGAAAGTGCAACTGTCCCGCAAAGGCCGCGGCGGCAAAACCGTCACGGTCATCAGTGGTTTTCAGCACAAGCCCGAGACGCTACAAGCCCTGCTGAAAACCCTGAAAAACCGCTGTGGAACCGGCGGCACAGTCAAGGACAACAATTTGGAAATTCAAGGAGATTATGCCGATCGGCTGGTGGCGTTGCTGGTGGAACAGGGCTATAAAGCCAAGCGCAGTGGTGGATAAATTGGCTTGAATTGATTGCTTGAATCAATCGGCTTGAATCAATCAACTTGGATTAATCAACTTGGATTAATTGACCGGAGTAAATCAATCGGCTTGAATTAATCGGCCTGAATTAATTGGCTTGAATTAATCGGCTTGAATCATACGCCCTTTCCCTTCGCCCCTCGCCCTTGCCATGTTGTCCGCTGATTCGTTGCCCAATTCCTTCGGCTTGCTATTCGATTTGGATGGCACTTTAACTGAAACCAATCCCTTGCATTACCGAGCTTGGGAACTGGTTTTGGCGGAAGTGGGCTATGACCTCACGCCCACGATTTATGAACAGGTCATCAGTGGCCGAACCAATGCCCAAATTGTGGTGGATTTGTTGCCCAGCTATTCCGTGGCGGAGGGAGCAGCCCTGAGCGATCGCAAGGAAGCGCTGTTTCGGCAGTTGGCCCCCGACTTGGAACCGGTGCTGGGGTTGCCTTTGCTGCTGAAAGCCCTGGAGCCTTGCCATCTGCCGATGGCGGTGGTGACCAATGCGCCCAAGGACAATGCGATCCACATGCTGACAGCCTTGGGGCTGCGGGAACGGTTCGCAACGGTGGTGCTGGCGGAGGAAGCGCCCCCCGGCAAACCGGATCCCGCACCCTACCGGTTGGGGTTGGAACGGTTGAACCTGGCTGCCAGTGGGGCGATCGCCTTTGAGGATTCACCCCCCGGAGTGCGATCGGCGGTGGCGGCGGGGATTTTCACCGTGGGTCTGAGCACCACCCACGCGCCCGAGGAACTGACCCAAGCCGGGGCCTCGTTGGTGATTGAAAACTTTACCGATCGACGGCTTTGGCAACTGTTGCGATCGCGCTTGGGAGATGAGGCGATCCCGCTTTCGGCTGCATCCACCGTTTAACCCCAATCTCCCTTACCGTTGCGCAACCCTCAGCCCTATGGATCCTCAGCCGATCACTGAATTGGGAAGCCATCGCCCGATCGATTTCCCCAACGGTTTGCCCCAACTGGATTTGTTAGCGCGGGCCTTGGCCTTTGCGGCCACAAAGCATCGACACCAACGGCGCAAGGATCGAGCGCGATCGCCCTATATCAATCACCCGATCGCCCTGCTGCGGGTGCTGGTGCATGAGGCCCAAATTACGGATCCTCAAGTGTTGGCGGCGGCCCTGCTCCACGACACGATCGAGGACACAGACACCACCGCTGCCGAATTGGTCACCCACTTTGGCCCCGAAATTGCCGCCCTGGTGCAAGAGGTGACGGACGATAAGCGATTGCCCAAGGCCGAGCGCAAGCAGTTGCAAATTGACCATGCGCCCACCTTGAGCGATCGAGCCAAGTTGGTGAAATTGGCGGACAAAATTTGCAATTTGCGAGATGTGGATCAGTCGCCCCCGGAGCGCTGGTCGATCGCCCGTCGCCAGGCCTATTTCGACTGGGCTGAACAGGTGGTGACTGCCTTGGGGCCAATGCCGCCGGCCCTGATGGAACCGTTTCGCGCCATTTTGCAAACCGGCCGCGCCCATTTGGCCGCCCCAGCGGCCGATCGCCCCTTGCGGCTTTATTGGGCTGGGCCGCTGTTTTCCTTGGGAGAACGTTGGCTGAATCAAACCTTGGCCGAGGAACTGCAAACCTTGGGCTATCCAGTCTTTTTGCCCCAGGCGGCATGTGCGGGCCTCAGTGATCCGCAGGCGATTTTTGAACGCTGTCGATCGGGGCTGGATCAGGCAAACGCCGTGATTGCCGTGTTGGATGGGGCCGATGCGGACTCGGGAACCTGTTGGGAATGTGGCTATGCGTTTGCGCGTCAGTTACCGATCGTGGCGCTGCGCACGGATTTTCGCGGTTCTGGTGATGCGGGCGGCTTCAACGCCATGCTGCTGGGAACGGCCCGATCAGTCATTGCGCTCACGGATCCGGCCGCCGACTTGCCCACGGTGCGATCGCGCTTGGTGGCGGCGGTTGAAGCCTTAGTGCCGCTGAATTAAGGGTTGATTTAACTGATCTGATCGATCAAGGCCGTGACGCGATCGCGAATTTCGTCGCGCACCCGCCGAAACACCTCGATCGGCTGGCCATCGGGATCGTCCAGTTGCCAATCCTCAAACCGTTCCCGCAGCACCCAGGCTTCCGGCAAATTCACCCCGCAGCCACAGAGGGAAATCACGCCGTCGAAGTCTTCGGGGGCAAATTCGGCCAGGGCGTTGGAGGTTTGGTCGCTGATCTCAATTCCCGCTTCCGCCATCACCGCGATCGCCGTGGGATGCACCCGGCTGGCTTCCAGACCGGAACTCACCACCCGAATTGTGCCCGCTCCCAGGGTTTTCGCCCAGCCTTCCGCCATCTGCGATCGGCAAGAATTGCGCCGACAAACAAACATCACCGATTTCATAAAGTCCTCCTGTAGGGGCGCAACGCTTGCACCCTTGGCTTGCGCCCTTGGCCTGGGCAGAAATCTAAAATCCGACGCAACGCGGATCGAGCAACGTGGCCTTTTCGGGCGATCGGGGGAACCAGTGGGCCGTGCGCCGACAGCATTCCACCAGCAACAACATCACCGGCACTTCGATCAACACGCCCACCACCGTCGCCAGGGCCGCCCCCGAGTTCAAACCAAACAACATCACCGCCGTGGCGATCGCCACTTCAAAATGATTGCTCGCACCGATTAAAGCCGCCGGGGCCGCATCTTCATAGACTAATTTCAGGGGTTTCGCTAAGGCATAGGTAATCCCAAAAATCGTCAGCGTTTGAATCAGTAACGGCACGGCAATTAGGAAAATATGCAGCGGATTATTCACGATTAGCTCTCCCTTAAAGGCAAAGAGCAAAATCAGGGTTAATAACAATGCTGAAGTGGCGATCGGGCTGAGGTAGTGCAAAAATTTTTGCTCAAACCAATCAGCTCCCTTGTATTTAAAAATCCAGTGGCGTGTGTAGATTCCCGCTGCCAAGGGTAAGCCCACATAGATCAACACGGACAGGGCGATCGTGGCCCAAGGAACCGCCAAATCATTGGCCGCCAACAGCCACCGTCCCAAAGGCGCATAGAGCAGCAGCATGGTCAGCGAATTCACCGCCACCATCACCAAGGTGTGGCCCTGATTGCCATAGCAGAGATAGCCCCACATCAACACCATGGCCGTGCAGGGCGCAATACCTAACAAAATTGCCCCGGCAATGTAGGAATCTGCTAGGGCGATGGATGTGCCACGCAATAGCTCGGAACCTTGGATCAGTGGGCGGAACCAATGGCCTAAAAATAGTTGAGCAATCGCGATCATCGTGAAGGGCTTAATCCCCCAATTCACCACCAGGGTCAGCAACACCGGCTTGGGCGATCGCATGGCCCGTTTAGCCTGGGTGAAATCGATTTTCACCATGATCGGATACATCATGAAAAACAGGCAGACCGCGATCGGGATTGACACCTGATGCACCGTCCAGGCATCCAGGGCGATCGCCACATCGGGAAACAACCGCCCCAACAGAATGCCGACCCCGATGCAGACCAGCACCCAAACGGTCAGATAGCGTTCAAAAAAACTGAGTTGGCCGCCCACATTCGGGGCCTTGGCACTGGGATTGATGGTCATAACACCTCGCGATCGGGCAATGCGCACCGATTTCCCCCGATCGCCTCCATTGTGCCAGGAATAGTTCAAAAAAAATTGATGAATTCAAAAAAAATTGATTTGAAAATCTCCAGCTACCCAACCGAAGGGGCAAGGGGTTTAAACCCCTTGTCTGTGGGCACGGCCGGTCTGTGGGCGCGGCGAATCGCTAGGAACAGCAGGCGCGATCGCCCCCGGTAACCCAGCCCGCCAAACTCGCCAAATATTGCTCTAAACGCTCAAATCCCATCGAATTCAGCCGGTAATAGTTCCAGCGGCCGTCTTGGCGCACTTCAATCAAGCCTGCTTCCCGGAGCACCTTCAGGTGAAACGACAGCTTTGATTGACTAACCCCCAGCAGCTCGCAGAGGTCGCACACGCACAACTCACCCTGACGCAAATGTTCGATCGCCCCCAACCGAATCGGATCGCCCAGGGCATGGAACCCCGCCAGCAGGGTTGCTCGCTCCACCGTTTCCGCCCGTTCGATCGATTTCAGTGCCATTTTGAGGTTCCTTGGCCGCGCTCTTGCCCAGCCTAACGCCCCTTGGCCCAGGTTGCTCAAGAGTCCGAGGCGATCGGCAGCAAGTCCGCCAGGGGCCAAACGCAATCGGGAAAGGCGATCGGGGCGATCACTTGGGTGCGATCGAGCTGCATAACCAACCCATAGCCCGCCGAATTGGGATTGCGAAACACCCAGAGCCGATCGCCCGGCAAATCTAGCACCCAATAATCCGCCAAACCCGCTTGGGCATAGGCGCGGGCCTTGGTTTGGGTGTCGTAGGCGAGGGTGCTGTCCGCCACCTCAATCAGCCAATGAATTTCCGCTGGGGTTGGGTGATGGTCGGCATAGTCGAGGGGATGGGGCCGGACGATCGCCAGGTCGGGTTCGGGTTGGGATTGGTCATTCAGGGCGATCGGGTCTTGCAGCCGAATCAGCACCGTTTCGCCCAATCGCCGACCCAGCAGCCGCGCCAAACGACTCACAGCAGCGGCATGGCGGGTTCCCTTAGCAGCCATTTGAATCAGTTGACCATTCAGCAATTCAATATGTTCTTCGGGGCCAAAACAACCCTGATCAATCAGGCATTGATAGTCACGAACTTGCAGCGGTCGCAGGGTCAAGGGTTCAGCAAGGATCGGCGGCATAGGACAGGGCTATCGATCGGCTCGATCGGATTGTAGCCAAGGCTTAGGGGCGATCGGGGACGATCAGTTCTGATCTCCGCGCCTCATCATGGCCCGAATGCCCAACAGTGCTCAGGTCATACTCCAAATTTTATTTCGTGCTTAAATAGTTAGTACACGAAATAAATCACGCTTGCAGTTTTCCCATGAACGCCACCGCTCGATCGCCCCGTTCCGCTGCGCCTTGGCAGGAAATTTTGGCCCCCCATGGCTTGGGCTATCGGATTCGGCTGCTGTCGCAACTGATGGGACGGCGGTTTCAGGAGCTACTGGAGCCGCACGGTCTCACGCCGTTTCACTGGGTCGTGCTCTGTTGCCTGTGGGAACAGGACGGGCTAGCCACCTGCGCGATCGGCGATCGGCTGCGGCAGGTGGGCGGCACAATGACCGGCGCACTCGATCGCATGGAGGAGCGCGGCCTGATTCGCCGGGAGCGCGACTGCCACGATCGGCGCGTGTGGCGGATTTGGCTGACGGATTTGGGCTGGCAACTGTGGGAAATTTTGCCGCCGATCGCCATGCAGTTGCGCGAGGAAACCCTCCAGGGATTTTCAGATCAGGATCGTCAACTCATGTCCCGTTTGGTCGATCAGGCGATCGCCAATTTGATTCCACCCCCCTAAAGCCCTGGGTCAGAGAGTTAGTAGGGTGGGCCATGCCCACCACCCCCTAACCAAGACAGCATCGATCCTCCAAGCCATGATTACCCTCGCGCAAGCGGCGATCGGATGCGTTGATCGAGGTTATAGGTGGGCAATGCCCTACAAGTTACAAGCTCACTCACCACCACCCTCAAACCAGCCTTCAAGCGCCCCAATAGTACGCACACGAAATAAAAATACCCGTAATAGTTGGTCATCTCGCCCTTGAGCATTGGCCCCCGTTACGCCCAAACCCTTAGTCAGAGGTCAGGACTCGTGAAACCCCAGTTGATCAGCAAAGTCGATCGCAACGGCACCAAGCCGCCCGCAACGGCCACCGTGCTGGCCCCAGATCCAGAACCGATCGCCCCACCCGAGAGCACTGAGCCGATCGAGCCAGCAAGCGCCGCCCCCCCGATCGCGCCGCCCACCGCCGCCAAGCGCCGCCCGTACAAACTGGCGATCGCCTTGGTGCTGGTGGCCGCTGGGGCGATCGCCGGGGGCCGCTGGGCTTGGCAGTTTTGGCAATACGCCTCCACCCACGAGGAAACGGACAACGCCCAGGTGGCGGGTCATCTTTATCAAGTGGCCAGCCGCGTGCCGGGCACAGTCACGGCCGTGGCGATCGAGGAAAACCAGCATGTGACGGCGGGGTCAGTGTTGGTGCGCCTCGATCCAACGGACTACCAAGTGAAAGTGCAGCAATCCCAGGCGGCCTTGGTGGCGGCGCAACAGGATGCCCGGGCGGCCCAATCCTCGATCGCCCTGGCCGGAGCCAACACCGCCGCCCAACTGACCACGGCCAGCGGTGATCTAAACGATGCCACCGCTGCGATCGCCAATGCTGAAGCGGCCTTGAACGAAGCCACCGCAGGCGTACCCGTGGCGCGGGCGAATTTGGCCCAAGCTCAGGCGGCCTTGACCAAAGCCAAGGCGGACTACGATCGCTACAATGCGCTCTACCAAGACGGGGCGATCGCTGCCCAGCAACGGGATGCCGCCAAGGCCGCCTACGATGTGGCCCTGGCCCAAACCGCCGCCGCCCGCCAACAGGTGCAACAGGCGATCGCCCGAGTGGCCCAGGCCCGCCAAGGGGTCGATCGGGCCAAGGCCACCCGCCAATCGCGCCAGGGCGATCTGCAACAGGCCCGCGCCACCGGCAACCAAACCCAGGTCAACCGCGATCGCTACGCCGCCGCCACGGCCCAAATTGCCCGCCAGGCCGCCGACCTACGGGCCGCCCAGTTGCAGTTGTCCTACACCACGATCGCCGCTCCCGTCAGCGGCCGGATTGGCCGCAAATCCGTGGAAGTGGGCGCACAGGTGCAGGCGGGTCAACCGCTGATGGCGATCGTCGGCGATCAGCTTTGGATCGAAGCCAACTTTAAGGAAACCCAAGTACAGCGGATGCACCCCGGCGAAGCGGTCGAGATTCGGCTCGATGCCTTTCCCGATCGCCCGTTCCGCGGCCATGTGGAAAGCTTGGCCCCCGCCTCCGGCGCGCAATTTGCCCTGCTGCCCCCGGACAATGCCACGGGCAACTTCACCAAAGTGGTGCAGCGGATTCCCGTGCGGATTGCGATCGACCCCGACAGTTTGCGCGGCTACGAAGCCCAAGTCACGCCGGGGATGTCCGCCAATGTCAGCGTGGCGGTGCGCTAGGAGCCAGGCCCCATGAGCGCTACATCTAATCCCACGATCGCCCCGACCTATCCCACCGGCTGGCTGAAGTGGGCGATCGCCGCCACCGCTTCCCTGGGCGCAATCCTGGAAGTGATCGACACCAGCATTGTCAACGTCGCCCTCACGGATATCCAATCCAGCGTCGGAGCCACCCTCAGCGAAATCGGCTGGGTCGTCACGGGCTACGCGATCGCCAACGTGATCGTGATTCCCCTAACGGCTTGGCTGGGCGAAACCTTTGGCCAAAAGCGCTATTTTGTCCTTTCCTTGGCCGGCTTCACGATCGCCTCCATCCTCTGTGGCCTGGCCGGTAGTTTGCCCGAGCTGGTGGCCGCCCGCATCTTGCAAGGGTTGCTGGGCGGCGGCTTGCTGGCCAAGGCCCAATCGATTTTGTTTCAGAGCTTTCCGCCCGCCGAGCAGGGGTTGGCCCAAGCGGTTTTCGGAGTCGGCGTGATTACGGGCCCAGCGATCGGGCCGACCCTCGGCGGCTACCTGACCGATAACCTCGGGTGGCGCTGGATCTTTTTCATCAATATTCCCTTCGGCATCGCGGCGGTGGCGATGGCCCTGCTGTTTTTGCCCGCCGATCGCCCGCGCGATCGCTCCGGCCCAAGGCGATCGGTTGATTGGTGGGGCATTGGCCTGCTGACGATCGCCGTCGGCAGCCTGCAAACCTTCCTAGAAGAGGGCGAGCAGGACAACTGGTTTGAGTCCCCGACGATCGTGGCCCTAGCGATCGCCGCGATCGTGGGGTTGGGGCTGTTTATTTGGCGGGAGCTGACCGTGCGCCACCCGGCCGTGGATTTGCGCGTGTTGCGCCATCGATCGCTCGCGGCGGGCAGCATCTATTCCGCCGTGGTGGGCATGGGTCTCTATGGAACCTTGTTCGCCGTGCCGATTTTTGCCCAGAGCGTGTTGCACTACACCGCCCAGCAAACGGGCCTGTTGCTGCTGCCGGGGGCGCTGGCCTCCGCCGCCACGATGCTCATGCTGGGAAAAGTGAGCAGCTTGATCGATCCCCGCTGGGCGATCGCGGCGGGCAGCGTCATGACCAGCCTCGTGATGTTTTCCCTGGCGACCCTCAACCCCGACTCCAGCAGCGATTCACTCTTTTATCCGCTAATTTTTCGGGGCGTGGGCACGGTGATGATGTTTTTGCCCCTCAGCTTGGCGACTCTCGGCTCGTTGCCCCCGGCTGATATTCCCGCCGGGTCGGGGTTTTATAACCTGACGCGGCAACTGGGTGGCAGCATTGGCATCGCGATTTTGACGACGCTGCTCGATCGCCGCAATGCCTTTCACCGCAGCGTGTTGAGCGAGCACCTGAGTGTTTATAGCCCCGAAACCCAAGCACGACTCGATGCCCTGACCAGCGCGTTTCAGAGTCGTGGCGTTGATCCGACGACGGCTCACCAACAGGCGATCGCCTCGCTGGATGGTCTCTTGAGTTTGCAATCGTCGATTCTGTCGTTTAGCGATACGTTTTGGGTGGTGGGGATGGCGTTTTTGGCTTCGTTGCCGCTGTTGTTGTTGCTGGGCAAGGGTCGCAAGGGCCAAGCACCGAGCGGAGGGCACTAGGGGCGATCGGCTTGGCTACAATCAAACCAAGCAATTCCCGGTCAGACCATGCCGCTTGATCCTGATACCACTGAAGCGTTCATCGATGCCCTCTATGTGGCGTTCGATCCCTTGAAGCCGCTGCCGCCGAGCGATCCGCGCTATGTCAACTGTGATGAGGTGCGCGGTGGGTCTGATGTGCTGAAATTGGCCAAGCCGATCAAGCGGTTGTCATCGGAGCGGGTGACTTGTCAGCTCTATACGGGGCATCGGGGGGCAGGGAAATCCACCGAGCTATTGCGCCTCGAAGAAGACCTGAAAAAAAAGGGCTTTACGGTTGTCTATTTGACCGCAGATCAAGATGATATTGATCCCCAGGATGCGGAATACATTGATATTTTGCTGGCTTGTACGCGCCGTTTAATTGAAGCATTTCGCGATTCTGACAAGGCAAAACCTGTATTGGATTGGTTGCGTGAGCGCTGGGAAGATCTTAAGGACTTAGCTCAGACTCCAATCAGTTTTGAAGGCTTGTCTATTGAGCAGCAGTTCAGTGCCTTCAGCAAGCTGACAGCTAACCTCAAGGCCGAGCCATCGTTGCGATTCAAAATTCGCAATCGAATTAATCCCCACTCAGTGACGCTCGTTGAAGCACTGAACAAATATATTGAGCGCATCCAAGAAGCCTTAGCCGGTGGCGATCGCCGGTTGGTGTTGATTGTGGATAACTTGGATCGAATTGTGCCCAAGATTCAAGAAGATGGGCGATCGAACCATGAAGATATCTTTATTGATCGGGGC contains:
- the arsC gene encoding arsenate reductase, glutathione/glutaredoxin type — translated: MKSVMFVCRRNSCRSQMAEGWAKTLGAGTIRVVSSGLEASRVHPTAIAVMAEAGIEISDQTSNALAEFAPEDFDGVISLCGCGVNLPEAWVLRERFEDWQLDDPDGQPIEVFRRVRDEIRDRVTALIDQIS
- a CDS encoding HAD family phosphatase, which codes for MLSADSLPNSFGLLFDLDGTLTETNPLHYRAWELVLAEVGYDLTPTIYEQVISGRTNAQIVVDLLPSYSVAEGAALSDRKEALFRQLAPDLEPVLGLPLLLKALEPCHLPMAVVTNAPKDNAIHMLTALGLRERFATVVLAEEAPPGKPDPAPYRLGLERLNLAASGAIAFEDSPPGVRSAVAAGIFTVGLSTTHAPEELTQAGASLVIENFTDRRLWQLLRSRLGDEAIPLSAASTV
- the gcvH gene encoding glycine cleavage system protein GcvH, whose amino-acid sequence is MANHFPHDLRYSDSHEYVRVEGDEATMGITDFAADQLGDVVFVELPSVGQRVEAGDSVGSIESVKAVSELYAMVSGEVVATNNEMDSSPELVNEDPYGDGWLVKIRMSNPQELDRAMTADTYSRLVSGQE
- a CDS encoding MarR family winged helix-turn-helix transcriptional regulator, which produces MNATARSPRSAAPWQEILAPHGLGYRIRLLSQLMGRRFQELLEPHGLTPFHWVVLCCLWEQDGLATCAIGDRLRQVGGTMTGALDRMEERGLIRRERDCHDRRVWRIWLTDLGWQLWEILPPIAMQLREETLQGFSDQDRQLMSRLVDQAIANLIPPP
- a CDS encoding Uma2 family endonuclease, which codes for MPPILAEPLTLRPLQVRDYQCLIDQGCFGPEEHIELLNGQLIQMAAKGTRHAAAVSRLARLLGRRLGETVLIRLQDPIALNDQSQPEPDLAIVRPHPLDYADHHPTPAEIHWLIEVADSTLAYDTQTKARAYAQAGLADYWVLDLPGDRLWVFRNPNSAGYGLVMQLDRTQVIAPIAFPDCVWPLADLLPIASDS
- a CDS encoding nucleoside 2-deoxyribosyltransferase; amino-acid sequence: MRLYWAGPLFSLGERWLNQTLAEELQTLGYPVFLPQAACAGLSDPQAIFERCRSGLDQANAVIAVLDGADADSGTCWECGYAFARQLPIVALRTDFRGSGDAGGFNAMLLGTARSVIALTDPAADLPTVRSRLVAAVEALVPLN
- a CDS encoding FAD-dependent oxidoreductase; the protein is MAACYEQHDWIILGGTAAGRLAAQQATRSGLRVALIEPLEPETRPWAELLVSQGAALAAGTIDWRSLQRQAQWHDRLWGDQRAALAAGGVDCLVGDGLLMRHRNQWRVQLGDRLLAGRRCLLALPGRSTVPLWTEQAPVTAYTPDTIAQLAHRGVRPGERWLVTADSPMAIELAQVLRGLGAQVTLAAAGDRVLGGLPVAAAEWLQAELEAQAIEVILRAAPQQCKVLEGQTWIQVGDRAREVDCLLTDGNYQALLPKGFERLCSRAIGIGDWPANDRLQLPLAPELYGCGALLGGHPIGAIAATEAQLIIRNSLQTPIQRPHCIRYEQQPWAVRGPLPLAVVGGGEGPELRSAALALAAGRCQIQHDRQGQLQGALLLAAGAIEAISTVAALIARSGTIADLAHLPATESPAIDLLRRTAQQALIAARSRQ
- the arsB gene encoding ACR3 family arsenite efflux transporter, with protein sequence MTINPSAKAPNVGGQLSFFERYLTVWVLVCIGVGILLGRLFPDVAIALDAWTVHQVSIPIAVCLFFMMYPIMVKIDFTQAKRAMRSPKPVLLTLVVNWGIKPFTMIAIAQLFLGHWFRPLIQGSELLRGTSIALADSYIAGAILLGIAPCTAMVLMWGYLCYGNQGHTLVMVAVNSLTMLLLYAPLGRWLLAANDLAVPWATIALSVLIYVGLPLAAGIYTRHWIFKYKGADWFEQKFLHYLSPIATSALLLTLILLFAFKGELIVNNPLHIFLIAVPLLIQTLTIFGITYALAKPLKLVYEDAAPAALIGASNHFEVAIATAVMLFGLNSGAALATVVGVLIEVPVMLLLVECCRRTAHWFPRSPEKATLLDPRCVGF
- a CDS encoding helix-turn-helix transcriptional regulator, whose protein sequence is MALKSIERAETVERATLLAGFHALGDPIRLGAIEHLRQGELCVCDLCELLGVSQSKLSFHLKVLREAGLIEVRQDGRWNYYRLNSMGFERLEQYLASLAGWVTGGDRACCS
- a CDS encoding translation initiation factor; amino-acid sequence: MPSPRRAADDRPDRRVVYSEFGDAVNPDAIARAVPDLPPNQQNLKVQLSRKGRGGKTVTVISGFQHKPETLQALLKTLKNRCGTGGTVKDNNLEIQGDYADRLVALLVEQGYKAKRSGG